A DNA window from Vigna unguiculata cultivar IT97K-499-35 chromosome 10, ASM411807v1, whole genome shotgun sequence contains the following coding sequences:
- the LOC114166722 gene encoding ABC transporter C family member 8-like, with amino-acid sequence MMMMMAMVIFNGYADDFSWICLKHFKFTSFCSQTTTIDAINLFFVGVFYASTIVSLIRRNFINGSHSKSRFFLIVSICCAITSIVFYGVGLWNLIAKTGNSMATCVVSGFVWTSFAVSLLLQTHKWIRFLNSVWWACSCALFSALQIEILCRKHAIEIFDVLLWLLHMLLLFCAFQNLGYFVTQSEPKSLSEPLLAQEVDTEETGLGRASFLSKLTFSWVNSVLSLGYSKPLSLEDIPSLLSEDKADLSHQNFMHACQSLARERSSKENTKNLVFWSIVRTHLKDNILIAFYALFRTIAVTVSPLILYAFVNFSNSRDSGDTNLREGLTIVGFLILSKVVESVSQRHWFFSSRRSGLKMRSALMVAVYEKQLKLSSSARTRHSTGEIVNYIAVDAYRMGEFSWWFHVTWACVLQLLLSISILYGVVGVGALPGLVPLLVCGLLNVPFAKFLQKCMAQFMISQDERLRATSEILNSMKIIKLQSWEDKFKNLVENLRAKEFVWLSKAQMLKAYGSNLYWMSPTIVSAVVFLGCVVFNSAPLNAGTIFTVLASLKNLGEPVRMIPEALSILIQVKVSFDRLNSFLFDEELDTSDGNRSYINRSSTSAVEIQAGNFIWDHESVSPTLRDLNLEIKWGQKVAVCGPVGAGKSSLLYAILGEVPKISGTVNVFGNIAYVSQTSWIQSGTLRDNILFGKPMEKTRYENAIKVCALDKDINDFSHGDLTEIGQRGINMSGGQKQRIQLARAVYNDADIYLLDDPFSAVDAHTAAILFKDCVMTALREKTVILVTHQVEFLSEVDTILVMEGGKVTQSGNYENLLTAGTAFEQLVSAHKEAIIELDQNNENRTHREESQGVYKNQSEGEISTEGQLGIQLTQEEEKEIGDVGLKTFWDYISFSRCSLMLFGILLAQLAFVAFQTGSTVWLALAIDIPKITSATLIGVYSLISFASAGFIYIRSLLTSYLGLKASKAFFTSFNTAIFNAPMLFFDSTPIGRILTRASSDLSILDFDIPYSTTFVICVPSEILATIGVMVLVTWPVLIAAIPSIVASKYVQEYYQATSRELMRINGTTKAPVMNFAAETSHGVVTVRAFNMVERFFQNYLKLVDTDAKLFFHSNVTTEWLLLRIEALQNMTVIASALLLVLFPQGYVSSGLVGLALSYALTLTSSIIFWTRWYCNLLNYLISVERIKQFIHLPSEPPAIVKDHQPPSSWPSKGRIDLQALEIRYRPNAPLVLKGITCTFREGSRVGVVGRTGSGKSTLISALFRLVEPASGDILIDGMNICSMGLKDLRMKLSIIPQEPTLFKGSIRTNLDPLGLYSDDDIWKALEKCQLKETISHNPNLLDSKVSDEGGNWSLGQRQLFCLGRVLLKRNRILVLDEATASIDSATDAILQRIIRQEFEECTVITVAHRVPTVIDSDMVMVLSYGKMVEYDEPSRLMDTNSSFSKLVAEYWASCSKNSS; translated from the exons atgatgatgatgatggcgATGGTGATCTTCAATGGATACGCTGATGATTTCTCATGGATTTGTCTGAAACATTTTAAGTTCACTTCTTTCTGTTCACAAACGACCACAATAGACGCTATAAATCTATTTTTCGTCGGTGTCTTCTACGCTTCTACTATAGTCAGTTTAATCAgaagaaattttataaatggaAGTCATAGCAAAAGCAGGTTTTTCCTTATTGTTTCTATCTGTTGTGCTATCACTAGCATTGTGTTTTACGGTGTTGGTTTGTGGAATCTCATAGCCAAAACTGGGAACTCCATGGCTACATGCGTTGTAAGTGGATTTGTTTGGACTTCTTTTGCAGTTTCTTTGCTTCTTCAGACACACAAATGGATCAGATTTCTAAACTCTGTCTGGTGGGCATGTTCCTGTGCACTATTTTCagctcttcaaattgaaatTCTGTGTAGAAAGCATGCAATAGAAATTTTCGATGTCCTACTATGGCTCTTGCACATGCTTCTTCTATTCTGTGCCTTCCAAAACCTTGGTTACTTTGTTACCCAAAGTGAACCAAAAAGTTTATCTGAGCCACTTTTAGCTCAGGAAGTTGACACAGAAGAAACAGGACTAGGCCGTGCTTCCTTTCTGAGCAAGTTGACTTTCTCTTGGGTTAACTCCGTACTCAGTTTGGGTTACTCAAAGCCACTATCTCTTGAAGATATCCCTTCCCTTCTTTCTGAAGATAAAGCAGACTTGTCCCACCAAAACTTCATGCATGCATGCCAATCCCTTGCGAGGGAGAGAAGCAGCAAGGAAAACACCAAAAACTTGGTGTTTTGGTCCATTGTTAGAACTCACTTAAAAGATAACATATTAATAGCTTTTTACGCATTGTTCAGAACCATTGCTGTGACTGTTTCTCCTTTAATACTCTATGCTTTTGTCAACTTTTCAAACAGTAGGGATTCCGGGGATACAAATCTCAGAGAAGGTCTTACCATAGTGGGTTTTCTTATTCTCTCCAAAGTAGTTGAATCTGTGTCCCAGAGACATTGGTTTTTTAGTTCCAGAAGGTCAGGGTTGAAGATGAGATCAGCTCTGATGGTGGCAGTGTatgaaaaacaactaaaacTTTCAAGCTCAGCAAGGACAAGACACTCAACAGGAGAAATTGTGAATTACATTGCTGTCGATGCGTATCGCATGGGAGAATTTTCATGGTGGTTTCATGTAACATGGGCATGTGTGCTGCAACTTCTTCTATCCATCAGTATCCTTTATGGAGTTGTGGGAGTAGGTGCTCTTCCTGGTTTAGTCCCTCTTCTTGTATGTGGACTTCTCAATGTACCATTTGCCAAGTTCCTACAGAAGTGCATGGCACAGTTCATGATTTCACAGGACGAGCGTCTTAGAGCAACTTCAGAAATCCTAAATAGCATGAAAATCATCAAGTTGCAGTCCTGGGAAGACAAATTCAAGAATTTGGTTGAGAACCTTCGTGCGAAAGAGTTCGTTTGGCTATCTAAGGCGCAGATGTTGAAAGCATATGGGTCAAATTTATATTGGATGTCTCCTACCATCGTTTCTGCTGTTGTTTTCCTCGGTTGTGTTGTTTTCAATAGTGCTCCATTGAATGCCGGGACCATATTTACAGTTCTTGCATCGTTGAAGAACTTGGGAGAACCTGTTCGAATGATTCCGGAGGCTCTATCTATTTTGATCCAAGTTAAGGTATCGTTTGATCGTCTCAATAGCTTTTTGTTTGATGAAGAACTAGACACCAGTGATGGTAACAGAAGCTATATAAACCGAAGTTCAACCAGTGCTGTAGAAATCCAAGCTGGCAACTTCATCTGGGACCATGAATCAGTGTCCCCAACATTGAGAGATCTGAATTTAGAAATCAAATGGGGACAGAAAGTTGCAGTTTGTGGGCCAGTTGGAGCTGGAAAATCTTCTCTTTTGTATGCAATACTAGGAGAGGTTCCCAAGATCTCAGGAACT GTTAATGTGTTCGGCAACATAGCATATGTTTCTCAAACTTCCTGGATACAAAGTGGGACGCTTCGAGATAATATACTCTTCGGCAAGCCAATGGAGAAAACAAGATATGAGAATGCCATTAAAGTTTGTGCTTTGGATAAGGATATCAATGATTTTAGCCATGGTGATCTTACAGAAATAGGTCAGCGAGGGATTAACATGAGTGGGGGACAAAAGCAAAGGATTCAACTTGCTCGTGCTGTCTACAATGATGCTGACATCTATCTCCTAGATGATCCTTTCAGTGCAGTTGATGCTCACACAGCAGCTATCCTTTTCAAA GACTGTGTAATGACGGCTCTAAGAGAGAAAACAGTCATTCTAGTGACACATCAAGTGGAGTTTCTATCAGAAGTTGATACAATCCTG GTAATGGAAGGTGGAAAAGTTACTCAATCAGGAAATTACGAGAACCTCTTGACAGCTGGGACTGCATTTGAACAACTTGTGAGTGCTCACAAGGAAGCAATTATAGAGTTGGATCAGAATAATGAGAACAGAACTCATAGAGAAGAGTCTCAAGGTGtttataaaaatcaaagtgaGGGGGAGATTTCAACAGAGGGTCAACTTGGGATACAACTTacacaagaagaagaaaaagagattgGTGATGTTGGATTGAAGACATTCTGGgattatatttcattttccaGATGTTCATTGATGCTGTTTGGGATATTGTTGGCACAACTTGCTTTTGTTGCTTTTCAGACTGGATCAACGGTTTGGCTTGCTTTAgcgattgatattccaaaaatAACTAGTGCCACCTTGATTGGGGTGTACTCATTAATTTCCTTTGCTAGTGctgggtttatatatataaggtCTCTCTTGACCTCTTACCTTGGATTAAAAGCTTCCAAAGCTTTCTTCACAAGTTTCAATACTGCTATCTTCAATGCTCCTATGTTGTTCTTTGACTCAACCCCCATAGGAAGGATTTTAACAAGA GCTTCATCAGATTTAAGTATTTTGGACTTTGATATACCTTATTCGACCACCTTTGTAATATGTGTACCAAGTGAAATTTTGGCAACGATTGGTGTAATGGTTTTAGTAACATGGCCAGTTCTCATTGCTGCCATTCCCTCAATAGTTGCATCAAAATATGTTCAG GAATATTATCAAGCCACGTCAAGGGAATTAATGAGGATCAATGGAACCACGAAAGCCCCTGTGATGAATTTTGCAGCTGAGACATCACATGGTGTGGTTACTGTAAGAGCATTCAATATGGTAGAAAGATTTTTTCAAAACTACTTAAAGCTTGTGGACACAGACGCAAAACTGTTTTTCCATTCTAATGTGACCACAGAATGGTTACTTTTGAGGATTGAAGCACTTCAAAATATGACAGTCATCGCTTCAGCTTTGCTACTTGTTCTATTTCCTCAGGGATACGTGTCCTCAG GTCTTGTGGGGCTAGCTCTCTCTTACGCATTAACCTTGACATCATCAATCATATTTTGGACTCGATGGTATTGCAACTTATTAAACTATCTTATCTCTGTTGAGAGAATCAAGCAATTCATTCACTTACCATCAGAGCCTCCTGCTATTGTGAAGGACCACCAACCTCCCTCTTCATGGCCTTCCAAAGGCAGGATTGACCTTCAAGCCTTAGAG ATTAGATACCGTCCTAATGCTCCATTAGTGCTTAAGGGTATCACTTGCACCTTTAGGGAAGGGAGTAGAGTGGGAGTTGTAGGAAGAACAGGAAGTGGAAAAAGTACACTGATAAGTGCTTTGTTTCGCTTAGTTGAGCCAGCAAGCGGTGATATTCTGATAGATGGGATGAACATATGCTCAATGGGGTTGAAAGATTTGAGAATGAAACTAAGCATCATCCCTCAAGAACCAACTCTTTTCAAAGGCAGCATCAGAACCAACTTGGACCCTTTAGGCCTGTACTCAGATGATGACATATGGAAG